Proteins found in one Rhodovulum sp. MB263 genomic segment:
- the dnaE gene encoding DNA polymerase III subunit alpha, protein MSAPRFIHLRVHTEYSLLEGAVRVKKLPGLCAAAGMPAVAVTDTNNMFCALEFSVMATGAGIQPIIGCQVDLSYDPAAPGEAPRAPAPVVLLAQNETGYGNLMKLNSCLYLDTGGQLPQVTLDELADHADGVICLSGGPDGPVGRLLRAGQRPKAEALLTRLAAAFPTRLYVELQRHPGEGGQPTEAERETERGHVEMAYAMDLPLVATNDVYFPKSDMYEAHDALLCIADGAYVDQAQPRRRLTPQHYFKTPEEMAALFADLPEALENTVEIARRCAVKSEKRKPILPRFADDEVEELRRQAWEGLEARLAVIPHAAPVEDYEKRLQFELDIIEGMGFPGYFLIVSDFIKWAKEHGIPVGPGRGSGAGSLVAYALTITDLDPLRYSLLFERFLNPERVSMPDFDIDFCMDRREEVIHYVQQKYGREKVAQIITFGALLSKAAVRDVGRVLQMPYGQVDKLSKLIPVEGVKPVSIAQALTDEPRLREAAKNEEVVDRLLTYGQQVEGLLRNASTHAAGVVIGDRPLDELVALYQDPRSDMPATQFNMKWVEQAGLVKFDFLGLKTLTVIRNAVDLIHRGGRSLHQAADGTVLYQPPPGAEEDIGHIPLDDEKTYQLYSSARTVAVFQVESSGMMDALRRMKPTCIEDIVALVALYRPGPMENIPTYCEVKQGLRPLESVHPTIDHILAETQGIIVYQEQVMQIAQVMAGYSLGGADLLRRAMGKKIKEAMDAERPKFVDGAKKNGVDAKKATEVFDLLEKFANYGFNKSHAAAYAVVSYQTAWLKANHPVEFMAGIMNCDIHLTDKLAVYAEEVRRGLDLEIVPPCVNRSLATFDVQDGALVYALGALKNVGIEAMKMIVAAREDRPFASLFDFARRVDMKHVGKRPLEMLARAGAFDTLDGNRRRVFESLDALVGYSAAIHDQRASAQVSLFGEAGEDLPEPRLAQTPDWLPNERLAEEQKAIGFYLSGHPLDDYMPALRRKKVMTKAEVEEKTKAGPALVQMAGAVAARQERKSAKGNRFAFVQMSDPTGLFEVTLFSDVLEVARDQLEPGMNVVIQVEANLENEQLKLLGRSVKPIDKVVAEAGVTGLKVVLETEAAVEAVAALLDRARGESGARGGRGPIEFSLLAPDLPGEVRMTLNDRYPVNPQIKGALRSLPGVAMVEEV, encoded by the coding sequence ATGTCCGCGCCCCGATTCATCCATCTCCGAGTTCATACCGAATATTCGCTGCTCGAGGGCGCGGTTCGGGTCAAGAAACTGCCCGGTCTCTGCGCGGCGGCGGGCATGCCTGCCGTTGCCGTCACCGATACCAACAACATGTTCTGTGCGCTGGAATTCTCGGTGATGGCGACCGGCGCGGGGATCCAGCCGATCATCGGCTGCCAGGTCGATCTCAGCTATGATCCGGCGGCGCCTGGCGAAGCCCCGCGCGCGCCCGCGCCGGTCGTGCTCCTGGCCCAGAACGAGACCGGCTACGGCAATCTGATGAAGCTGAACTCGTGTCTCTATCTCGATACGGGCGGGCAGTTGCCGCAGGTGACGCTCGACGAGCTTGCGGACCATGCGGACGGGGTGATCTGCCTCAGTGGCGGCCCGGACGGTCCGGTGGGGCGGCTGTTGCGGGCCGGGCAGCGCCCGAAGGCCGAGGCACTGTTGACCCGGCTGGCGGCGGCCTTTCCGACCCGGCTTTATGTCGAGCTTCAGCGCCATCCGGGCGAGGGCGGGCAGCCGACCGAGGCCGAGCGCGAGACCGAGCGCGGCCATGTCGAGATGGCCTATGCCATGGACCTGCCGTTGGTCGCGACCAATGACGTCTATTTCCCCAAATCCGACATGTACGAGGCCCATGACGCGCTTCTGTGCATCGCCGACGGGGCTTATGTGGACCAGGCCCAGCCGCGCCGCCGGCTGACGCCGCAGCATTATTTCAAGACTCCCGAAGAGATGGCGGCGCTGTTCGCCGATCTTCCCGAGGCGTTGGAAAATACCGTCGAGATCGCGCGGCGCTGCGCGGTCAAGTCGGAAAAGCGCAAGCCGATCCTGCCGCGCTTCGCCGATGACGAGGTCGAGGAGCTGCGCCGCCAGGCCTGGGAGGGGCTCGAGGCCCGGCTGGCCGTCATCCCGCATGCCGCGCCGGTCGAGGATTACGAGAAACGGCTGCAGTTCGAGCTGGACATCATCGAGGGAATGGGGTTCCCGGGCTACTTCCTGATCGTGTCCGACTTCATCAAATGGGCCAAGGAACATGGCATTCCGGTGGGGCCGGGGCGGGGCTCGGGCGCGGGCTCGCTGGTGGCCTATGCGCTGACCATCACCGATCTCGATCCCTTGCGCTATTCGCTGCTGTTCGAACGCTTCCTGAATCCCGAACGGGTCTCGATGCCCGACTTCGACATCGACTTCTGCATGGATCGCCGCGAGGAGGTGATCCATTACGTGCAGCAGAAATACGGCCGCGAGAAGGTGGCCCAGATCATCACCTTCGGCGCGCTCCTGTCCAAGGCCGCGGTGCGCGACGTGGGCCGGGTGCTGCAGATGCCCTATGGCCAGGTCGACAAGCTGTCGAAGCTGATCCCGGTCGAAGGGGTCAAGCCGGTCTCGATTGCCCAGGCCCTGACCGACGAGCCCCGCCTGCGCGAGGCCGCGAAGAACGAGGAAGTCGTCGACAGGCTGCTGACCTATGGCCAGCAGGTCGAGGGGCTCTTGCGCAACGCCTCGACCCACGCCGCGGGCGTGGTGATCGGCGACCGGCCGCTCGATGAGCTGGTGGCGCTGTACCAGGACCCGCGCTCGGACATGCCCGCGACCCAGTTCAACATGAAATGGGTCGAGCAGGCCGGTCTGGTGAAGTTCGACTTCCTCGGGCTGAAGACGCTGACGGTGATCCGCAATGCGGTCGACCTGATCCATCGCGGCGGACGGTCGCTGCATCAGGCGGCCGACGGCACGGTGCTGTACCAGCCGCCGCCCGGGGCCGAGGAGGATATCGGGCATATCCCGCTGGATGACGAGAAGACCTACCAGCTTTACTCCTCGGCGCGCACGGTCGCGGTGTTCCAGGTGGAAAGCTCGGGGATGATGGATGCGCTGAGGCGCATGAAGCCCACCTGCATCGAGGACATCGTCGCTCTGGTGGCGCTTTACCGTCCCGGTCCGATGGAGAACATCCCCACCTATTGCGAGGTCAAGCAGGGGCTGAGACCGCTCGAATCGGTGCACCCGACCATCGACCACATCCTGGCCGAGACCCAGGGCATCATCGTCTATCAGGAACAGGTGATGCAGATCGCCCAGGTGATGGCGGGCTACAGTCTGGGCGGCGCCGACCTGCTGCGCCGCGCCATGGGCAAGAAGATCAAGGAGGCGATGGACGCGGAGCGTCCGAAATTCGTGGACGGCGCCAAGAAGAACGGCGTCGATGCGAAAAAGGCGACCGAGGTCTTCGACCTTCTCGAGAAATTCGCGAATTACGGCTTCAACAAGTCCCACGCCGCTGCCTATGCGGTGGTCAGCTACCAGACCGCCTGGCTGAAGGCGAACCATCCGGTCGAGTTCATGGCTGGCATCATGAACTGCGATATCCACCTGACCGACAAGCTGGCGGTCTATGCCGAGGAGGTTCGGCGCGGGCTCGATCTGGAAATCGTGCCGCCTTGCGTGAACCGTTCGCTCGCGACCTTCGACGTTCAGGACGGAGCACTGGTCTACGCGCTGGGCGCGCTCAAGAACGTCGGGATCGAGGCGATGAAGATGATCGTCGCGGCGCGCGAGGACCGGCCCTTCGCCTCGCTCTTCGATTTCGCCCGGCGCGTCGACATGAAGCATGTCGGCAAGCGGCCGCTGGAAATGCTGGCCCGCGCCGGGGCCTTCGATACGCTCGATGGCAACCGCCGCCGGGTCTTCGAAAGCCTCGACGCGCTGGTGGGCTATTCGGCCGCGATCCACGATCAGCGCGCCTCGGCGCAGGTCTCGCTGTTCGGCGAGGCGGGCGAGGATCTGCCCGAGCCGCGTCTGGCGCAGACCCCGGACTGGCTACCGAACGAACGCCTGGCAGAGGAACAGAAGGCCATCGGCTTCTACCTGTCGGGGCATCCGCTCGACGATTACATGCCCGCGCTCAGGCGCAAGAAGGTGATGACCAAGGCCGAGGTCGAGGAAAAGACCAAGGCGGGACCGGCCCTCGTCCAGATGGCGGGCGCCGTTGCCGCGCGGCAGGAGAGGAAGTCCGCAAAGGGCAATCGTTTCGCCTTCGTGCAGATGTCGGACCCGACGGGGCTGTTCGAGGTGACGCTGTTCTCGGACGTGCTCGAGGTTGCGCGCGATCAGCTGGAGCCGGGCATGAATGTGGTGATCCAGGTCGAGGCCAATCTGGAGAACGAGCAACTGAAGCTTCTGGGCCGGTCGGTGAAGCCGATCGATAAAGTCGTGGCCGAAGCCGGGGTGACCGGGCTCAAGGTGGTGCTCGAGACCGAGGCTGCGGTCGAGGCGGTCGCGGCGCTGCTCGACCGGGCACGGGGCGAAAGCGGGGCGCGCGGCGGTCGCGGCCCGATCGAATTCAGCCTGCTTGCCCCCGACCTGCCCGGCGAGGTCCGGATGACGCTGAACGACCGCTACCCGGTCAATCCTCAGATCAAGGGCGCGCTGCGCAGCCTGCCCGGTGTCGCCATGGTCGAAGAGGTCTGA
- the hisS gene encoding histidine--tRNA ligase translates to MAKDKKPRRPRAETPKGFRDYFGIDVTERKAMLDRIAEVYHRYGYDPLETSAVETVEALGKFLPDVDRPNEGVFAWQEEDSDWVALRYDLTAPLARVAAQFRNDLPSPYRRYAMGPVWRNEKPGPGRFRQFYQCDADTVGAASVAADAEICAMLSDALETVGIPRGDYVVRVNNRKVLNGVMEVAGVLDPADPSKFEAERGIVLRAIDKLDRLGEAGVRALLGEGRKDDSGDFTDGAKLSEAQAEVVMGFMAARRESGAGTCARLRELVAGSAMGTAGVDELETIATLLDAQGYGPDRIILDPSVVRGLGYYTGPVFEAELTFEILDEKGRPRQFGSVAGGGRYDDLVKRFTGQDVPATGVSIGVDRLLAALRAKGRAGAGMDGPVIVTVMDRDRMAEYQTMVGELRNAGIRAEVYLGNPKNFGNQLKYADKRQSPVAIIQGSDEAARGVVQIKDLVLGAKIAESASLEEWKSQPAQFEAARADLVAEVRRLLAQGEG, encoded by the coding sequence ATGGCCAAGGACAAGAAACCCCGCCGCCCCAGGGCCGAGACGCCCAAGGGGTTCCGCGACTATTTCGGAATCGATGTCACCGAACGAAAGGCGATGCTCGACCGTATCGCCGAGGTCTACCACCGCTATGGTTACGATCCTCTTGAGACCTCCGCGGTCGAGACCGTCGAGGCGCTTGGCAAGTTCCTGCCCGATGTCGACCGCCCGAATGAAGGCGTCTTCGCCTGGCAGGAGGAGGACAGCGACTGGGTCGCGCTCCGCTATGACTTGACCGCGCCGCTGGCACGCGTCGCGGCGCAGTTCCGCAACGATCTGCCCAGCCCCTACCGGCGCTATGCCATGGGGCCGGTCTGGCGCAATGAAAAGCCGGGGCCGGGGCGGTTTCGTCAGTTCTATCAATGCGACGCCGACACCGTGGGCGCCGCGAGCGTCGCCGCCGATGCCGAGATCTGCGCCATGCTCTCGGATGCGCTGGAAACCGTCGGCATCCCGCGCGGCGACTATGTCGTCCGGGTGAATAACCGCAAGGTCCTGAACGGGGTGATGGAGGTCGCGGGCGTGCTCGACCCGGCCGATCCCTCGAAATTCGAGGCCGAACGCGGCATCGTGCTGCGCGCCATCGACAAGCTCGACCGGCTGGGCGAGGCGGGCGTGCGGGCGCTTTTGGGCGAGGGCCGCAAGGACGATTCGGGCGATTTCACCGACGGCGCGAAGCTGTCGGAGGCGCAGGCCGAGGTGGTGATGGGTTTCATGGCCGCCCGCCGCGAGAGCGGCGCCGGGACCTGCGCGCGGCTGCGCGAGCTGGTGGCGGGCTCGGCCATGGGTACCGCGGGCGTCGACGAGCTGGAAACCATCGCGACCCTGCTCGACGCGCAGGGCTATGGCCCCGACCGCATCATCCTCGATCCGTCCGTCGTGCGGGGCTTGGGCTATTATACCGGCCCTGTCTTCGAGGCCGAACTGACCTTCGAGATCCTCGACGAGAAGGGGCGGCCGCGGCAATTCGGCTCGGTCGCGGGCGGCGGGCGCTATGACGATCTGGTCAAGCGCTTCACCGGGCAGGACGTGCCTGCGACCGGCGTCTCGATCGGCGTCGACCGGCTGCTGGCGGCGCTGCGCGCCAAGGGCCGCGCCGGGGCCGGCATGGACGGGCCGGTGATCGTGACCGTGATGGATCGCGACCGGATGGCCGAGTATCAGACCATGGTGGGCGAGCTGCGCAATGCGGGCATCCGCGCCGAGGTCTATCTGGGCAATCCGAAGAATTTCGGCAACCAGCTCAAATATGCCGACAAGCGCCAATCGCCGGTCGCCATCATCCAGGGCAGCGACGAGGCGGCGCGCGGCGTCGTCCAGATCAAGGATCTGGTGCTGGGCGCGAAGATCGCCGAAAGCGCCAGCCTCGAGGAATGGAAGTCCCAGCCAGCCCAGTTCGAGGCGGCGCGCGCCGATCTTGTGGCCGAGGTCCGGCGGCTGCTCGCGCAGGGCGAGGGCTGA
- a CDS encoding ATP phosphoribosyltransferase regulatory subunit: MRDKGRILAQAERLHVFFRGAGAEPVQTAILQPAETLLDLYGEDIRARAYVTSDALRGEQMLRPDFTVPVVQMHMDSAADPARYTYCGEVFRRQERDPSRPNEYIQVGYELFGGESPADADAEVFALFSEALSPLDLRAATGDIGLILAAVDGLSTTDKRKAALRRHVWRPRRFRALLERFAGRMPLPESRKRLLSEIETHGIEAVLDAAAPEIGLRSRADVAQRLHALVQDAAEPPVSTGETELLEDLLSIRETSVNALAHLRDIAVDLKTIGPAVDRMQARLDALAGQGIDVDLLDFEASYGRTTMEYYDGFVFGFYAEGQPGLPPVATGGRYDALTRILGRGREVPAVGGVVRPELVLSLTEAMA; the protein is encoded by the coding sequence GTGCGGGACAAGGGCCGCATCCTCGCACAGGCCGAACGGCTGCATGTCTTCTTCCGGGGGGCCGGGGCCGAGCCCGTGCAGACCGCGATCCTGCAACCGGCCGAGACCCTTCTCGACCTTTACGGCGAGGATATCCGGGCGCGGGCCTATGTGACCTCGGATGCGCTGCGGGGCGAACAGATGCTGCGCCCCGACTTCACCGTGCCGGTGGTGCAGATGCATATGGACAGTGCTGCCGACCCGGCCCGCTATACCTATTGCGGCGAGGTGTTCCGGCGGCAGGAGCGCGACCCGTCCCGGCCCAACGAATACATCCAGGTGGGCTATGAGCTCTTCGGCGGCGAGAGCCCGGCCGATGCCGATGCCGAGGTCTTTGCGCTGTTTTCCGAGGCGCTATCGCCGCTCGACCTGCGGGCCGCGACCGGCGATATCGGGCTGATCCTTGCTGCCGTCGATGGGCTTTCGACCACCGACAAGCGCAAGGCGGCGCTGCGGCGCCATGTCTGGCGTCCGCGTCGCTTCCGCGCGCTGCTGGAACGTTTCGCCGGGCGGATGCCGCTTCCGGAAAGCCGCAAGCGGCTGCTGTCCGAGATCGAGACCCATGGGATCGAGGCGGTGCTGGATGCCGCCGCGCCGGAAATCGGACTGCGCTCGCGCGCCGATGTGGCCCAGAGGCTGCATGCGCTGGTGCAGGATGCGGCCGAGCCGCCGGTTTCGACCGGCGAGACGGAACTCCTGGAGGATCTGTTGTCGATCCGCGAGACCTCGGTCAATGCGCTGGCGCATCTGCGCGACATCGCGGTGGATCTCAAGACCATCGGCCCGGCGGTCGACCGGATGCAGGCGCGGCTGGATGCGCTGGCGGGGCAGGGGATCGATGTCGATCTCCTGGATTTCGAGGCAAGCTACGGCCGCACCACGATGGAATATTATGACGGCTTCGTCTTCGGTTTCTATGCCGAGGGCCAGCCGGGCTTGCCGCCGGTGGCCACGGGGGGGCGCTATGACGCGCTGACCCGCATTCTGGGGCGCGGCCGCGAGGTGCCCGCGGTCGGCGGCGTGGTCCGGCCGGAACTGGTGCTGTCTCTGACGGAGGCGATGGCATGA
- the hisG gene encoding ATP phosphoribosyltransferase — MTLKLGVPSKGRLMEKTFDWFAERGISIARTGSEREYSGAVEGVDGIELVLLSAGEIPRELASGRIHLGVTGSDLVQERIADWENRVLELEPMGFGFADLIIAVPRCWADVDTLDDLDAAAAAFRAAHGHRLRIATKYHRLVRVFLRDAGVADYQLVDSQGATEGTVKNLTAEAIADITSTGETLRANHLKILSDGLIHRSQATLFKSRLAAFSDIDRTNLHAMLDRLGLAA; from the coding sequence ATGACGCTGAAGCTCGGGGTGCCGTCCAAGGGGCGGCTGATGGAAAAGACCTTCGACTGGTTCGCCGAACGCGGCATCTCGATCGCCCGCACCGGGTCCGAACGCGAATATTCCGGAGCGGTCGAGGGGGTGGACGGGATCGAGCTGGTGCTGCTCTCGGCGGGCGAGATCCCGCGCGAACTGGCCTCGGGACGGATCCATCTGGGCGTGACCGGCTCGGACCTGGTGCAGGAGCGGATCGCCGACTGGGAAAACCGGGTGCTGGAACTCGAGCCGATGGGATTCGGCTTTGCCGATCTGATCATCGCGGTGCCGCGCTGCTGGGCCGATGTCGATACGCTGGACGATCTCGACGCGGCGGCGGCGGCCTTCCGGGCCGCTCATGGCCACCGGCTGCGGATCGCGACCAAGTATCACCGCCTGGTGCGGGTGTTCCTGCGCGATGCGGGTGTGGCCGATTATCAGCTGGTCGACAGCCAGGGCGCGACCGAGGGCACGGTCAAGAACCTGACCGCCGAAGCCATCGCCGATATCACCTCGACCGGCGAGACGCTGCGGGCCAATCACCTGAAGATCCTGTCCGACGGGCTGATCCATCGCAGTCAGGCGACGCTGTTCAAGTCGCGCCTCGCCGCGTTCAGCGATATCGACCGCACCAACTTGCATGCCATGCTGGACCGCCTGGGGCTCGCGGCCTGA
- a CDS encoding DUF1489 family protein, which translates to MARGHVNLVKLCVGAERVEDLIDWQAARRASLPDGLPRHVTRMWPKRAAELLDGGALYWVFKGMILARQRVLRLDEVTGEDGITRCAIVLDPEVIRTEAVPRRPFQGWRYLEAGDAPRDLPAARAEEDELPPQLMAALAEIGVR; encoded by the coding sequence ATGGCGAGGGGCCATGTCAATCTGGTAAAGCTCTGCGTCGGCGCAGAGCGGGTCGAGGACCTGATCGACTGGCAGGCCGCGCGCCGTGCCAGCCTGCCCGACGGGCTGCCCCGCCATGTCACCCGGATGTGGCCCAAACGCGCGGCCGAGCTGCTGGATGGCGGCGCGCTCTACTGGGTGTTCAAGGGCATGATCCTGGCCCGGCAGCGCGTGCTGCGGCTTGACGAGGTCACCGGCGAGGACGGCATCACGCGCTGCGCCATCGTGCTCGACCCCGAAGTGATCCGAACCGAGGCGGTGCCGCGGCGTCCGTTCCAGGGCTGGCGGTATCTCGAAGCGGGCGATGCGCCCCGCGATCTGCCCGCCGCCCGCGCCGAGGAAGACGAGCTGCCGCCGCAATTGATGGCCGCACTGGCCGAGATCGGGGTCAGGTAG
- a CDS encoding adenosylcobalamin-dependent ribonucleoside-diphosphate reductase: MSRFAAPIAEQIWDMKYRLKGSDGTPVDMTVEDSWRRIARALAEAEPEAERDAREAEFFAALEDFRFLPAGRITAGAGTGRAVTLFNCFVMGTIPDSMAGIFDMLKEAALTMQQGGGIGYDFSTIRPKGADVKGVAADASGPLSFMDVWDAMCRTIMSAGSRRGAMMATMRCDHPDIEQFITAKQDPARLRNFNLSVLVTDAFMEAVKADGTWDLQFGGKVYHTLEARDLWNRIMQATYDYAEPGVIFIDRINQMNNLAYCETIAATNPCGEQPLPPYGACLLGSINLARLVANPFEEGAALEEAELEALVATAVRMMDNVVDISRFALDAQRHEAKAKRRIGLGVTGLADALLMVGLRYGSEEAARQTSRWLHRIARAAYLASVQLAKEKGAFPLFDAEQYLGSGALAHMDADVRAAIAEHGIRNALLTSIAPTGTISLYAGNVSSGIEPVFAYSYKRKVLQRDGSRTEEEVVDYAVQLWRDKFGDAELPEYFVNAQTLPPSEHVRMQAAAQTWVDSSISKTINCPEDIAFDAFKDVYMQAYETGCKGCTTYRPNDVTGSVLSVSESSEKTPEAETGADVVYLSDPLDRPHELEGNTYKLKWPDSEHAIYITINDIVIAGRRRPFEVFINSKNMEHFAWTVALTRMISAVFRRGGDVSFVVEELKAVFDPRGGAWMQGKYIPSILAAIGGVIERHLVTIGFIEAEGKGLKIDPKYEEMAVGDTPRGPSCPSCGAYEIRMVEGCRTCMSCGYSKCQ; this comes from the coding sequence ATGAGCCGTTTCGCCGCCCCCATCGCCGAGCAGATCTGGGACATGAAATACCGTCTGAAAGGCTCGGACGGGACGCCCGTCGACATGACGGTCGAGGACAGCTGGCGCCGCATCGCCAGGGCGCTGGCCGAGGCCGAGCCCGAGGCGGAGCGGGATGCCCGCGAGGCGGAATTCTTTGCCGCGCTCGAGGATTTCAGGTTCCTGCCCGCGGGCCGGATCACCGCGGGCGCGGGCACGGGCCGGGCTGTGACGCTGTTCAACTGCTTCGTGATGGGCACGATCCCCGACAGCATGGCCGGCATCTTCGACATGCTGAAGGAAGCCGCGCTGACGATGCAGCAGGGCGGGGGCATCGGCTATGATTTCTCGACGATCCGGCCCAAGGGCGCGGATGTGAAGGGCGTGGCGGCGGATGCCTCGGGGCCGCTCTCCTTCATGGATGTCTGGGACGCGATGTGCCGCACGATCATGTCGGCAGGCTCGCGCCGCGGCGCGATGATGGCGACGATGCGCTGCGACCACCCCGATATCGAGCAGTTCATCACCGCCAAGCAGGACCCGGCACGGCTGCGGAACTTCAACCTTTCGGTGCTGGTGACCGATGCCTTCATGGAGGCGGTGAAGGCTGACGGCACCTGGGATCTGCAATTCGGCGGCAAGGTCTATCACACGCTCGAGGCGCGCGATCTGTGGAACCGGATCATGCAGGCGACCTATGACTATGCCGAGCCGGGCGTGATCTTCATCGACCGCATCAACCAGATGAACAACCTCGCCTATTGCGAGACCATCGCCGCCACCAATCCCTGCGGCGAGCAGCCCCTGCCGCCCTATGGCGCCTGCCTGCTGGGCTCGATCAACCTCGCGCGCCTTGTCGCCAACCCCTTCGAGGAGGGGGCAGCGCTCGAGGAGGCCGAGCTCGAGGCGCTGGTCGCGACCGCGGTCCGGATGATGGATAACGTGGTCGACATCTCGCGCTTTGCGCTCGACGCGCAGCGTCACGAGGCCAAGGCCAAGCGCCGGATCGGTCTTGGCGTCACCGGGCTTGCCGATGCGCTGCTGATGGTGGGCCTGCGGTACGGCTCGGAAGAGGCGGCGCGTCAGACCTCGCGCTGGTTGCACCGGATCGCCCGCGCCGCCTATCTGGCCTCGGTGCAACTGGCCAAGGAGAAGGGCGCGTTTCCGCTTTTCGATGCCGAGCAATATCTCGGAAGCGGTGCGCTGGCGCATATGGATGCCGATGTGCGTGCGGCCATTGCCGAGCATGGGATCCGGAACGCTCTGCTTACCTCAATCGCGCCCACGGGGACGATCAGCCTTTACGCGGGCAATGTCTCGTCGGGGATCGAGCCGGTCTTTGCCTACAGCTACAAGCGCAAGGTGCTGCAGCGCGACGGCAGCCGGACCGAGGAGGAAGTGGTCGACTACGCCGTCCAGCTCTGGCGCGACAAGTTCGGCGATGCCGAGCTGCCCGAGTATTTCGTGAATGCCCAGACCCTGCCGCCCTCCGAGCATGTGCGGATGCAGGCGGCGGCCCAGACTTGGGTCGATTCCTCGATTTCCAAGACCATCAACTGCCCCGAGGACATCGCCTTCGATGCCTTCAAGGACGTCTACATGCAGGCCTATGAAACCGGCTGCAAGGGCTGCACGACCTACCGGCCGAATGACGTGACCGGCTCGGTGCTGAGCGTGTCGGAGAGCTCGGAGAAGACGCCCGAGGCCGAGACCGGCGCCGATGTCGTCTATCTGTCCGATCCGCTCGACCGGCCGCACGAGCTGGAGGGCAACACCTACAAGCTGAAATGGCCCGACAGCGAGCATGCGATCTACATCACCATCAATGACATCGTCATCGCCGGTCGCCGCCGCCCCTTCGAGGTCTTCATCAATTCGAAGAACATGGAGCATTTCGCCTGGACGGTAGCGCTGACGCGGATGATCTCGGCGGTGTTCCGGCGGGGCGGCGATGTGAGCTTCGTGGTCGAGGAACTGAAGGCCGTCTTCGATCCGCGCGGCGGGGCCTGGATGCAGGGCAAGTATATTCCCTCGATCCTTGCGGCCATCGGCGGCGTGATCGAGCGCCATCTGGTGACCATCGGCTTCATCGAGGCCGAGGGCAAGGGCCTGAAGATCGATCCGAAATACGAGGAGATGGCGGTTGGCGACACCCCCCGCGGCCCGTCCTGCCCGAGCTGCGGTGCCTATGAGATACGGATGGTGGAAGGTTGCAGAACATGCATGAGCTGTGGCTATTCGAAATGCCAGTAA
- a CDS encoding adenylate/guanylate cyclase domain-containing protein, producing MSINDDISSDVMRIRDADWNKRSGSKVPSPGDVTLSNGAVEIDATYLYADMANSSRMAKELDRRVTAKILKSFLASSSRLISHFGGTIMSFDGDRVMGAFMGDAKNSSAIKCSFSIAYSVTQLIRPKFESKYDTVKNAGFKIRHATGVDTGTVFVVRGGIYGSNELISIGRAPNLAAKLSDLREGEYTTFATKSVYDRTNKLQKQRLDGSSDIWEKRDWDFCDENITIYRSSYWRKPGSN from the coding sequence ATGAGTATCAACGACGACATTTCTTCTGATGTTATGAGAATTAGAGACGCGGATTGGAATAAGAGGAGCGGCTCTAAAGTCCCCTCCCCTGGAGATGTTACTCTATCGAACGGTGCAGTTGAAATAGATGCAACATATCTATATGCCGATATGGCGAATTCGTCGCGCATGGCAAAGGAACTCGACCGGAGGGTTACGGCAAAAATTCTCAAATCTTTTCTTGCGTCCTCATCAAGATTGATAAGTCACTTTGGTGGAACCATCATGAGTTTCGATGGCGACAGGGTGATGGGGGCCTTTATGGGCGACGCCAAGAATAGCTCGGCAATAAAGTGCTCGTTCTCTATTGCATATTCAGTAACCCAACTTATCAGACCTAAATTTGAATCAAAGTATGACACAGTCAAGAACGCTGGTTTCAAAATCCGGCATGCAACAGGCGTTGATACTGGAACTGTGTTCGTGGTCCGGGGCGGTATCTACGGGAGTAACGAATTGATTTCAATTGGCAGGGCCCCAAATCTGGCTGCCAAACTGAGCGATCTGCGCGAGGGTGAATATACAACATTCGCCACGAAATCAGTTTACGACAGAACTAATAAACTCCAAAAGCAACGGCTTGATGGAAGTTCGGACATCTGGGAGAAACGTGATTGGGATTTCTGCGACGAGAATATCACGATCTATCGATCCAGTTATTGGCGAAAACCCGGTTCGAACTGA